In the genome of Pangasianodon hypophthalmus isolate fPanHyp1 chromosome 15, fPanHyp1.pri, whole genome shotgun sequence, the window CTAAACTAAGAGTAAGGCAGGGTTGTTCCTGTTGCTGTGGATGATGGCatgtttaatgaatgaatataaagaatatagGTATTAGATCAGGTCATTAGActggagctgacaggaaggctacgttagctcaaataaccactctttacaaccatggtgagcagaaaagcatctcgtaATGTACAACCCATTAACCCAttgggctacaacagtagaagataATGTTGGGTTCCACTcttgttagccaagaacaggaatctgagactacaatTGGCACAAGGTCACTAAAATTGGAcaaaaaaagaccaggcaaaTACTCCACGCACACCTACCCAGATGTGTCCTGCGTCCTATCTGATGTCATTGTGTAATCAGTTCAGGGTATTACGTCTTCACGCTCTTTGTAGGTTGTCACGAATATTAAAATCTCACCTCTGAGGTCACCAACGCttatttgaatttgtatttgaattGACGGAGACACAGAGATGTTTGTTAAACTAGTCAAATATAGGTTTACATCAGGAGCAGTTCATTAGCGTAACAATCAGAGAGCAAGCAGCAACATGCGGGTCATCGActtctgtatatttattgcCACGTTATAATATCTCATGTACCATGCTCAGGAGAAACGTTTTTCCCCCAAAGTTGTAGCATATCATGCTAAATATGGAGAATATATAATGGTGCAAGTGAAGGCTGTCAAAGCACTAATAATGTTTTAAGAAATATTAAGGATACTCTCAGTATGGTAGATTGTACACTATGATTATGTCTGGACGTCTGACTGATTCAAGACATCCAGAGAAGATTTTGATTACCAAAATCtgggaattattattattattgtcgcACAAAAACAGGCAGTTCAGTTATCACCATGTATTTAGCAGAATTCCTAGCTGGTATTGTAcaactgtactgtattttactGTACATATCATTAGCACATAGCTATTTGGCTACCTTTATGCCATTCTGGCATTCTCAGTGATTCGTATAACAGAATtcaaatatgtcaaaatataCCAGaacaatcatgattttttttttttttttttgcacaaacagGTTCTGAGGCTAAAAGTATCATCACTATATCATTCCCTAATCATTGGCGTATTGGACAGAGAAAGTAAGcatttaaaaactgcatttttgagTGCAGTCGTGCTTTAAGAGATAAGATGGGAAAATTTGACACaaagtatgtaaaaaaaaaattctgatgcTTTGTGTAATGTAGTACTAGGTTTATTTGAGGTGCATTTTCaacaatgtatataaaattgtaCTGCATTTCTCAAAGGGAAAAGAACTCTGGAGTGGATCTTCCAGGAGAGACATGGACCAACAGATGTAGACGTGTTTTTCCAAGTGTGTAAATGTggcttttctccatttttctcccCACTTTGGCAAATTCCAACCAGCAGCCAGCTCTGTCATATAACATCTACTAACCAAGGAGGGTGAAGGGTTTCTCGGAGGTATGTGAAGCTAGCAAGTTGCACTGCTGCTCATGTCGTGTCACAGGGCGGTGTAAAACACCTGGAgtaaagcactatctgccctcttccacatatatgagctcacagatgcccatgactGGCTaatgtcgctgtgattgacaggggagagagaatatgccgtccctcccacccagacagcatggccaattttgttCCCTTGGCTCCTGGTCACTGGACGTAAATGTATTTAGAGTCTAAACTATGTCATGTGATTGCTGTGGTCGTAGGTCCCTGAGAACGTTGCAGTCTGCCTGCTTTTTGGGTGCATTCTAATTttgaataataagaagaaagcATTTTGTtcaacttctctctctctctcttatgcttaacatttttctttagaaTGGCTCTGGGAGCTTGGCAAAGCTAAATGGCAGGCAGTTTGAAGCAGtgaatacagtatattgatgTTATATCAAAAGGAGAGAATATATTCTATATTGATGTGCTGCTAAATTGGAAAAAATTAAGAACACATAACAAATGAAACCAACACTGATTTCTACATAATGGTTGCTGAACCAGCTTTGCATTTTCTACCCAGTTTATTCACATCTGACTCAGAACCTAGCGCCACCTTGGCATTTTCTAATAGTGTCTGTTTGAATGCCATGTAACGTTTGCGCCGGTTAGCTTTGTAGACCTCCAGCCGCTCTGCTTCAGCTACCGGATCATCCAGAACCCCTTCCCACCTCAGGCTCTCCTGTGTTTGGCTGTTTACTTCTATTTTATCCTCCTTATCTGGAGCTGGAGTTTCCTCCTCTGCAGTCTGTGTGGTTTTGCCTTTACGGCATTTCCTTGCACTCCTCTCTTTGTCACGGCCTTTGGCGTGGTTCAGGTCACTGCTCTTCTCCGTGTTGGTTGACTGCTGCGTCTGGGGTTTCTCTACAGCACACCAAAACAATAAACCAAGGCAGATGGATTTCAGTTTAATCCCTCACCACAAAAGAGCGAACCTATACGCTGTATGGCTACGCACGATGGGATTAACTGTAAATGATCTTTCCCTTCCAGCCAAATTGGTTCTTAG includes:
- the c15h17orf97 gene encoding protein LIAT1, producing the protein MATLTGKIQSSRRGDPQTTPASASAGREGKKKRKNKEKKEKEKNKPTCEQKKRGHPSTPSHSDDSEKPQTQQSTNTEKSSDLNHAKGRDKERSARKCRKGKTTQTAEEETPAPDKEDKIEVNSQTQESLRWEGVLDDPVAEAERLEVYKANRRKRYMAFKQTLLENAKVALGSESDVNKLGRKCKAGSATIM